The window CGCCCCGCACCCCCTCCCGGCAGATGCGGCGGCGGCCCGTCCACAATCTGATGCCGGGATCACCGGACGTCTCGACCTTCCCCCGCGCCGAATGGCTCAAGGCGTCGAAGAGGGCCCTCGCGGCCGCACCCGACCAGGCGTTCGGGTACGACGATCCACAGGGCCGCGTCGAGCTGAGAACGGTCCTGGCGGACTATCTGGCGCGGGCACGCGGGGTGTACGCGGACCCCGGACGGATCGTCATCTGCTCCGGATTCGTCCACGGACTCGCCTTGATGGGGAAAGTGCTCAGGCAGCGCGGCGCGAGACAGGCGGCCGTCGAGTCGAGCGGGCTCGACATCCACCGGAACCTGCTGACCGCGGCCGGTCTGGCCACCCCGTGCCTTCCGGTGGACGAGCTGGGGGCCAGGACCGGTGACCTGCGCGGCATGCGCCGTGTGGGGGCGGCCCTGCTGACCCCGGCCCACCAGTTCCCCACGGGCGTCCCCCTCCATCCCGACCGGCGGGCGGCGGCGGTCGACTGGGCACGCTCCTCGGGCGGCCTGATCCTGGAGGACGACTACGACGGCGAGTTCCGCTACGACCGCCTGCCGGTGGGCGCCCTCCAGGGGCTCGACCCGGAACGGGTCGTCTACATGGGCACGGCCAGCAAGTCCCTCGCCCCGGCCCTGAGGCTGGCCTGGATGGTGCTGCCGGAGGGGCTCGTCCGGGAGGTGTGCGACGCCAAGGGCGGCCCCGAGTGGATGACCGGGTCGCTGGACCAGCTGACTCTCGCGGAGTTCATCGCGTCCGGTGCGTACGACCGGCATGTGCGGGCCATGCGTCTGCGCTACAGGCGCCGGCGGGACCAGCTCGTCGAGACGCTGGCCGAGCGGGCCCCGGACTTCCGGGTGAGCGGCATCGCGGCCGGGCTGCACGCCGTGCTCGAACTCCCCCCGGGAGCCGAGCACACGGTGGTCCAGGCGGCCACCTGGCAGGGGCTGGCGCTGGAGCGGCTCTCCCGCTTCGGGCACCCGGATGCGGAAGCGCGGCGCGACGGCCTCGTCATCGGCTACGGCACCCCGTCGGACAGCGGCTGGTCGGGGGCGCTGGACGCGCTCTGCCGTGTACTGCCCTAGGAAGCGCCCGTGCCGCCCCGGAGGGGGCGAAGGCACGCGCGCACCCGAGAAACGGGTGGAGCCGACGGGCCGGTTTCAGCCGCGCGGGTCGGCCATCTAATCTGACTGGCAGTTCTCGGGCGAGCCGGCGAACCTGCGAACCTGCGTAGCGATACGGGGTTCTGGCAGCGTGTCCCGGCTCGCGCCGCACGAGCGCCGGCGCGAACGGCGGCCGGCGGGAGAACGCGGGCTCGCGGATACGACGGGGGAGTGGAGACCATGGACAAGCGCACACTCAGGTCCAGCACGGTGGTGCTCGGAGGCATGGGGGTCCTCGCGGCCACGCTGACGGCCTGCAGTTCCGAACCGGACGAGCGGTGCGTCGACCGGGTGACCCAGGAGATCCTGCCGAGCTACGAATGCAAGGACAGCGACGGCCACGGCTCGTACTACTACGGCGGCAGTAGCCACAACAACCGTGTCTCGGGCGGCAGTTTCAACCGGTCGGCCGTCGAACGCGACGGATTCGGCTCCTCCCACTCCAGCGGCGGCTGACCCGGATGGAACGCCGCACCATCGAGCCGCGTCCCGGCTGGCAGCAGA is drawn from Streptomyces sp. NBC_00178 and contains these coding sequences:
- the pdxR gene encoding MocR-like pyridoxine biosynthesis transcription factor PdxR, translating into MTESWAAFGADLHIEPLGGGLRSGLTNALREAVRTGRLAPGTRLPSSRTLARDLGIARNTVADAYADLVAEGWLTARQGSGTSVAQRADAAGPRTPRTPSRQMRRRPVHNLMPGSPDVSTFPRAEWLKASKRALAAAPDQAFGYDDPQGRVELRTVLADYLARARGVYADPGRIVICSGFVHGLALMGKVLRQRGARQAAVESSGLDIHRNLLTAAGLATPCLPVDELGARTGDLRGMRRVGAALLTPAHQFPTGVPLHPDRRAAAVDWARSSGGLILEDDYDGEFRYDRLPVGALQGLDPERVVYMGTASKSLAPALRLAWMVLPEGLVREVCDAKGGPEWMTGSLDQLTLAEFIASGAYDRHVRAMRLRYRRRRDQLVETLAERAPDFRVSGIAAGLHAVLELPPGAEHTVVQAATWQGLALERLSRFGHPDAEARRDGLVIGYGTPSDSGWSGALDALCRVLP